The window CCGATCCTTTTCAGAGGGGCGGGCTCGGTCACCGTCTTCAGCAGTTCCGGGTTCTCCCACAGGTATTTGGCGAAATCGGTCTGGACCAGGCCTGGGGCGATGCAGTTCACTCGCACGTTCGACGGCCCGTATTCCACCGCCAGATTGCGCGCCAGCTGCATGTCGGCGGCCTTGGAGATGTTGTAGGCGCCGATCAGGGCGTTCCCGCGCAAGCCCCCGATGGAGGAGATGATCAGGATCGCGCCATCCTTCCGCTCCAGCATCTGCGGCGCGATCATCTGGATCAGCCAGTGGTTGGAGATGACGTTGTTCTGAAGGATCTTCTCGAACTGGTCGTCGGCGATGCCCGCCATCGGCCCGGCGTAGGGGTTGGTCGCAGCGTTGCAGACCAGGATGTCGATCTGGCCGAAGGCGCTGTTGGTTTCGTCCACCAGCCGCTGCAGGTCTTCTTTCGAGGCGATGTTGGCGGGGATGGCGATGGCGCGGCCAACGCCATGTCTGTCATTGATGGCGGCCGCGACGTCCTCGCACGGCCCGGCCTTGCGCGAGGAGATGACGACGCGGGCGCCGTGCTCGGCCAGACGTTCGGCGATGGCCTTGCCGATGCCCTTCGAGGAGCCGGTGATGATGGCGACCTTGCCGCTCAGATCGAACAATTCCATGCGTTAACCTCCCTTGGGGCCGGATTTCTGTGTCCCAACCCTAGCCGTTATCTCTAGTTAGACCGATACTCGGCCGATTCCATAAGGGAAAGGCGGCTCGACACCGGCCCCATGCGCAAGATCACCGGCGGTTTTCTGTTCTTCGGCTACCTGTTCATCGCCCTGACCATCGGGGCGGCGATCTGGCGCGCCGGTCTGGGCGCGGGCCCGGGCGCGGCCGGGGTGCTGGGCGCACTGGGGGTTCTGGTCGGGCTGCACGCCGTGATCGCCGGCATCCTGGACCGCCGCGCCCTGCGCAAGGAGATCGCCAAGGTCCGCGAGGCGCACCGCCTGCTGGCCGACGCCATGGAGTCGACGCAAGGCGCCCTGACCGAGCTGGCCGAAGCCATCGAGAGCGGCGCCCTGTCCAGGACCGAGGCCCTGACCGGCGAAGTGCGGATGCTGGAGGGCCTGGTCCAGCAGATGAGCGACTCGATCGACGAGCGTCTGGCCTCCTCGCCCATCACCGCCGACACCTATGAGGGCCGTCGTCAGGTCCAGTCGAACACCCTGCTGAAGACCGTCCACGACGCCCTGACTGAAAACCGCATCGACCTCTATCTGCAGCCGGTCGTCACCCTGCCGCAGCGCCGGACCGTCTTCTACGAGAGCTTCACCCGCCTGCGCGACCCGTCGAACCGGGTCATGATGCCGGCCGAGTATCTTTCGGTGGCCGAGGGCGAAGGCCTGCTGCCCGCCATCGACAACCTGCTGCTGTTCCGCTGCGCCCAGATCGTGCGCCGACTGGCGCGTCAGGACCGCAAGGTCGGGGTTTTCTGCAACATCTCCCTGGCCTCGCTGGGCGACGAGACCTTCTTCCCTCAGTTCCTCGACTTCCTCAGCCAGAACCGCGACCTGAAGGACGCCCTGATCTTCGAGCTGGGCCAGGCGACGTTCGAAGCGCGCGGCGCGTCCGAGGCCCGCAACATGGCCAAGCTGGCCGACCTGGGCTTCCGCTTCTCCATCGACAAGGTGCAGACCCTGGATCTGGACTTCGCCGACCTGCAACGCTCGGACGTGCGCTTCATCAAGATCGCCGCCGACCTGCTGATCGAACAGCTGCTGGATCTGGACGGCGCCGCGCCCCTGGCCACCCAGCCCGACATCCAGGCCGCCGACTTCGCCCCCCTGACCCGCCGCTACGGCCTCGAACTGATCGCCGAAAAGGTCGAGAGCGAGAAACAGGTCGTCGACATCCTCGAGCTGGACGTCGCCATGGGCCAGGGCCACCTGTTCGGCGAGCCCCGCGCCATCAAGGAAGCCGTCCTTGCCGAGACCGACCCGCCCACCGAGTTCGTCCGTTCGACGCTGAAGTCGGCCGAGCAGCGCCGCCGGTTCTGATCCCGCAGCCGAAAGCCGCCAGACAGGCCGCGCGGGTCGCTGTCTATGGCGCCCATGACCGACGCTGCTTCTCCCCTCGACTGGCCCCGTATCGCCGATGATCTGAACGCCCGGGGCTGGGCCGTGGTCGGACCGCTGCTGACGCCCACGACCTGCGAGGCCCTGCAAGCCCTCTACGACCAACCCGAGCGGTTCCGCAGCCGCATCGTCATGCAGCGCCACGGCTTCGGGCAGGGCGAGTATCAGTATTTCGCCACCCCCTTGCCCGATCCCCTGCCCCGGCTGCGAGCGCGGCTCTATGAAGGTCTGGCCCTCATCGCTAACGACTGGGCGGCGCGGCTGGATCGGCCGGGCTTCCCCGACAGCCTCGACGAGCTGACCGCGCAATGCCGCGCGGCGGGCCAGACGCGGCCGACCTCGCTGATGCTGCGCTACGGCCCCGGCGACTACAACCGGCTGCATCAGGACCTCTACGGCGATCTGGTCTTCCCGTTGCAGGCGGCCATCCTGCTCAGCGATCCGGCCGATTTCGAGGGCGGTGAGTTCGTGCTGGTCGAGCAGAAGCCCCGCTCGCAGTCACAGGCCCATGTCGTGCCGCTGAAACAGGGCGAGGCGGTGATCTTCGCCGTGCGCGAACGTCCCGTCGCCGGAACGCGCGGCGACTACCGCGTGCAGATGCGCCACGGCGTCAGCACGGTGCGATCGGGCAAGCGGATTACGTTGGGGCTGATCTTTCATGACGCGAGTTGAGGAACGCGCGGTTCCTCTTTCCTCCCCATTCCATGGGGAGGTGGCGCGGCGCTGAAAGCGACGTGACGGAGGGGGCGGCGCTACGCGATGCAGGACAGGAGGGCGGCGTCGTCGCCTCCACCACTTCGTGGTCCCCCTTCCCCATGAAATGGGAAGGAAAGAAAAAGGCCCCTCCGTCGAAACGGTGGGGCCTGATCCCTTAAGCCTTCTGCGCGTCCAGCCAGCGGACGGCGTCGGCGTCGCGGGCCGACAGGTCGGGGTAGTCGGCGTCCGATCCGACGTCCGGCACGCGGCGCCACGAGCGGGCGCACTTGGGATGGTCGGCCAGCTTGACCTCGACGGTGACGGCGTCGCCGCCGACCACAAGCTCAGCGCCCGAGGTGCGGAAGACCTCGGCGGCGTCCAGACCCTCGAAAGGCGCCAACAGCTCAGCCGGGGCCGTGACCACCGGCCAGGCGTCCAGGGCGCCGCCGATCAGCTTGTCGCGACGCGCGGCTTCCAGCGCCTCGTTGACCACTTCCAGCACCGTGTTGACCCCGGCCCAACGACGGGCTTCGGCATCATGTCGCCACGTATCGGTCGTCTGCGGGATCACCCGCGCGCAGTTGGTGCCGGCGTCCGGGAAGCGGGTCGTCCAGGCCTCGTCCATGGTGAAGGGCGTCAGCGGGGCGAGCCAGGCGGTCAGGCGGCTGAAGACCTCGTCCATCACCGTGCGCACGGCGCGGCGGCGGACGCTGTCAGGACGGTCGCAATAGAGGCTGTCCTTGCGCACGTCGAAGTAGAGCGCCGACAGGTCGCCCGAGCAGAACTCCAGCACCGGACGGATCACATCCTGGAAGCGGTATTCCTCATAGGCCTGACGCACCTGACCATCCAGTTCCCACAGACGGTGCAGGATGAACTGCTCCAACGGCGGCATCTCCGAACGATCAAGGCGCTCGGTCTCGTCGAAGCCGTTCAGCGCGCCCAGCAGATAGCGGACGGTGTTGCGCAGCTTGCGATAGGCGTCGACCGTGGTCTGCAGGATCTGCTTGCCGATGCGCTGGTCGTCCGAATAGTCGACCAGGGCCACCCACAGACGCAGGATGTCGGCGCCCGACTCCTTGATGATGGTCAGGGGGTCGGTGGTATTGCCCCGCGACTTCGACATCTTCTCCCCGTTTTCATCCAGGG of the Brevundimonas pondensis genome contains:
- a CDS encoding 2OG-Fe(II) oxygenase codes for the protein MTDAASPLDWPRIADDLNARGWAVVGPLLTPTTCEALQALYDQPERFRSRIVMQRHGFGQGEYQYFATPLPDPLPRLRARLYEGLALIANDWAARLDRPGFPDSLDELTAQCRAAGQTRPTSLMLRYGPGDYNRLHQDLYGDLVFPLQAAILLSDPADFEGGEFVLVEQKPRSQSQAHVVPLKQGEAVIFAVRERPVAGTRGDYRVQMRHGVSTVRSGKRITLGLIFHDAS
- the tipF gene encoding flagella assembly cyclic-di-GMP phosphodiesterase TipF — encoded protein: MRKITGGFLFFGYLFIALTIGAAIWRAGLGAGPGAAGVLGALGVLVGLHAVIAGILDRRALRKEIAKVREAHRLLADAMESTQGALTELAEAIESGALSRTEALTGEVRMLEGLVQQMSDSIDERLASSPITADTYEGRRQVQSNTLLKTVHDALTENRIDLYLQPVVTLPQRRTVFYESFTRLRDPSNRVMMPAEYLSVAEGEGLLPAIDNLLLFRCAQIVRRLARQDRKVGVFCNISLASLGDETFFPQFLDFLSQNRDLKDALIFELGQATFEARGASEARNMAKLADLGFRFSIDKVQTLDLDFADLQRSDVRFIKIAADLLIEQLLDLDGAAPLATQPDIQAADFAPLTRRYGLELIAEKVESEKQVVDILELDVAMGQGHLFGEPRAIKEAVLAETDPPTEFVRSTLKSAEQRRRF
- a CDS encoding SDR family NAD(P)-dependent oxidoreductase — encoded protein: MELFDLSGKVAIITGSSKGIGKAIAERLAEHGARVVISSRKAGPCEDVAAAINDRHGVGRAIAIPANIASKEDLQRLVDETNSAFGQIDILVCNAATNPYAGPMAGIADDQFEKILQNNVISNHWLIQMIAPQMLERKDGAILIISSIGGLRGNALIGAYNISKAADMQLARNLAVEYGPSNVRVNCIAPGLVQTDFAKYLWENPELLKTVTEPAPLKRIGQPDEIAGTAVYLCSPASAYVTGQTLVVDGGLTIAW